The nucleotide sequence TATGATACATATCAGTTGAGAAAACAagtaataaaagagaaatatttgagTGTATCAAGAAAGCACCAATACATATAGAAGCTTAAGCTAATGGATAAGAGAGTAAATTTAACATAACATCCAACACTCTTTCTCATTTGTgagtttgaaatatgaaaagtagAGCCACGCTAAGTGAGAATGTAAGTGCGTATATTCATGAAATAAGATGTTAGCTCGTAAGACATTGATTTGAAGTAAATAAGATATAGCAATATAAGAATAGATACGTTGTGGTACGTTATACCAACACATAGATTTTAACTGTtaaatcaaaaaagaaaaaaaaaaacaaaaacaaaaacaaacaataaaaggCATTATTAAGGCGTAGTTAAAGTTTTggtaattaacatttttaagcAAAGCTAGATGGACTCACTGGCTACAAGAAATAGACAATAATTTGGATAAAGGCAAGGCAAGGAAGGGATCTCGAGTGATAGAAAAAGAGACGAATGGTGACAATAAGGGTACCATAAAAGTAATGGAAATTTTTAATTGGACAAACCATTCAACGTAATTCCCCCCCACGGTAACTTGgtccataaatttcataaaatctaATCACTCCTTCCAACCTGTCCTTCCCATTCATCTAAATTCCCTTTGACTCCTTAACAAAACAACACATTATTTGCTTACATGATCAATCATCATTTATATTCCCTCTCTTTTTCTGTGTACAAAACACCTAGATTCTCTTCTAATTCCACCCTAAGAGAAACCTGAAATTTATCACCTACTGCACAGCCTAATATCTTCCATTGTCATTGTAGCGTTTAGGCTTAGAGGTAGATGACATCCAAATGAAATACTTTAAAAGTACGAAAGTACAGCACTTGGAAATACCAATCTAAGATGTATAAGATCTCTACTCACCCCTAGTAAGCACAGAAATactgagaaattaaaaagaaactgtaATAAGaacacaagaagaagaaaatattacgTATTGTTGATGAACTTACTTTGAGTCAATCACGAATTCAACACATCTCATCTACCATTTAACTTTGTTGGCATTTCAAACATGATGAacatttcaattcaactcTTTTGTCTCTTGAGTACTGTAAGCTTTAGACTGATGATTATGTATTCTGCCTCTTCAAGGGAATTCTATGGTCTTGGTGGAAGGGTTTGGTAggaattctttctttttctcccttaAGACTTGGTTTAGACATACAAAAGCTCCTATCTCAgttgtaaataataaacacCTCTAACAGAGTCCAACTTGAGCCTAGAAccaaaaaataactaaaaggtTCTCACCTGCAATTTGATgtactccttttctttcttcttcatctcatgTATTTGTTGAGTTCTTACTTGCTTTGCacacaaacagaaaacaacattagtactaaaattattacatagaAACTAGTATCTATCTCACAGCATCCAACTACCATAACCTGATTGCCAATAACCCTTCTCTGGAGTTCAACATTTTCCTACTGTAGCTTGTCAATTTGAGCTTTAAAAGCAGCCTTACCTTTGGCTTCCTGTGGAAAAGAACTTCCTTGTTCAATgttaaatagagagaaatcATAGAATTTAGACAAGTCTCGAGATTGTACTATTCGTGTAACTGTTGCAATCTCCCTATCTTTAACTTGTACTACCGACTTTAGCCTCTCAACTTTGGTCTCCAACCTTGATATATCTTAATGTAGCCtgccacaagaaaataaaggtgaCTGAATACACGGAACCATGGTTGTGTGAAGGAATATTAAAAAGCTTTGCAACATTATTACCCTGAAATGAACTACATTTATTCCATATCTTAAACCAATCTCCCATAACaagaaatgaaccaaaattagaaacagtAGCTCTTTCAACACTACCGAAAGACATAATCTCACGAAGACACTTGGCAATAAAATCGAATCTTTAACGCATCACCATTCTCatcaaatgttaaacaaatctCCTCTTAATTCCAATTATTTGATAAGcgagaaacaaaatagatcaTTAAGTAACACAAATTCacgaaaaatcaaacataatagatcattaaattgaaatgtgacGGTAGACTTGACTAAGCCTGATCCTCTTAGCTCAGAAGACAAGGACGGGTCGTGTTATGAGAAATGTCAAGGTAGACTAAATCTCATGTAAGTCACTAGTCAAATAAACCAACAGctaaaacaaagcaaaacaataacaaaaacccacaaagaTGTTGTAACGACAGTAAGACGTATTGGTTATGATAAACATATACTACTATGAGTTAGGAAGATCATGGATCCAGCCAAAATTATAGATGAATCAGTGATaatcaaaagttgaaatcaGTGATATCGAATATTTCTTTAACCCAATATGTTTAAGGTTGCATTTTGTTGTTTCCACACACATCTTGTGACTATGATCAAAGCATTGAAAGTGCAAGAATATAAGTTATAGAATAGatagattcaaatatattagcaATATTTTTTGCTGGGTACATCAGAGATTTAGAAGTAAGaaattatatgaatgataaatcaaaatagttcAGAGACATGGCACCTTTTCCTCACGTAGCTCCACTAAAACAAAGTGGTAAAGGGGAGAAAGCTAAAATGTGGCAAATGCCTTCTTCGCTAAAATGTGGCAAATGCCTTCTTCTTTCAAACATGAAGAGATTGATCACAAAGTCAAGTTGAAAGCTAAAAAAACTTAAGCCTCTATTTGgcaacaattttgtttcacAAAATTATGCTTATGAAAATTACTTATGACTAAACTTCTTTGAacaattgataaaaatgttcttgaaaactactttttctttcctagtCTTTGAacagaagaaaacaaacaaaactaaaagcaaaattattagaaaatgtgCCTAAATGGACAAATAGTCAGTAGGAAGAAGAGGATTACAATATATTAGGTTAAAATGTTGAACTATGATGCTAACTAGAAGAGAGCAGACCACCTAACACTGATCCAAACCACAAGGTATGAACCTTAAAATTGGTGAACGTGTATCCACTTTAAAGGTTTAAGTAATGACTTCACTCTCATTATCGATTGATGTcattggattgatttttctcCCAAGTCCCTTGGGTTTTCTGGAGTTCCCCACCCTTGCTTTTCATCTAATCTTAGTGAAGAGTTCTCTTTTGGCTCATCTGAAACAAATGCCACCATCGTACTTTCAAAGATAAGGAATCCGACTTCACTCACTTTTCGATCATCTTTTGTATACAACCTTCACTTGGTGTAAATTCACCCCACACTTTCATTATTACAATCTTACTTCTCTTATATCACAATGGAATAATCTTTGTAATCTCTCGCAGCATATGTgctcttttgtaatttcatcccatcaatgaaattatttatatgtttctgataaaagaaatgtctcctcaaaaagaataataataacaataatgtttgATCAAAGAATCCTTTGGACAAGTCTTGGCACATTGGGAAATCAAGCCCTTGGCATTAAACGCCGAGATCATGATATGGGAATTCCAAAATgtacaaaaatacaaatattgcTCATGCTCATGAGATTGAATAAGCAACTTATACTCTCTGACTGCAGAAATCCTTAactcttaaaagaaaacaggAGGCATTGGAAGATGAGTATTTATTACCACTTCCAAATTCCAGTGTAGTGCTCATATACTGTTAACAGCGGTGCCTAAATCCTTGGGGTATTCGGTAGACCGTCATCGGATGAGAttgtaatgtaatgtaatcAATAACCAATGGTTGGATTCAGCGTTTTAGAGCCGATTTGTAATTAAACTCATACATTTCAGCTCTCCAAAGAGAGTCTTTGAATTCAACATAACATTTCTAGTTTCAATTACTAACCTATTGGTGGAGAGCAAGTGCCATAGGTTAAGAGTTAGTATTCCAATCCTGACTACTCCTGACATTACCACGAAGTGTAGACTACATACCTGTAACTCATTATTACTTATCGCACCCGGCAGCCCAAAATCTAAACTCTGTAAGCTTTATCTCATCTAACAATGCCACCCAAAAATCATGCACCAAAATCAACCAGAAATAGAGGTTCAAAATATAATGGAACGGCagataaaaacaatacaatagtAAAAACCACGCACCTTTTACAAACTCTTCCCAAAGAGACAGGCTCAGTTAATCATCTTCGTCGCTCTCGTCACTGAAATAACttgctttcttctcttttttcttctctacaaTGTTCTCACCGCCAGTCAGGAGTCTCTGGTCTGCATCTCCGTCCACCACCGAGGCCCAATTGTCATCCTCAAACCCTTCTCCAACATCCGATCCCCAATCCTCCTCGTGCCTAGCACCAACTCCACCCCTTCTTACCCGCTTCGGTTCTGGTCGCTCCCTTGGCCCCAATTGATTTTTAGGGCATTCATAAGACAAATGCCCATCAATTGCGCCGCACTCGTAGCACCTACTCTTATCCTTATAAACCCTCTTCCTTATAAACTCAGCGGCACGACCATTATCAGTCGCTATAGCAGCCTTAAGAACACGGCCATTCAAAATCTTCCCGTGCATCTGTTTCGCGGCCTTCACCGCGTCGTCCTGAGAAATAAACTGGACGAAGGCAACGCCGCGAGACTTGCGAGTCTGTCGATCTTTCAACACCGTAACACGAGCGATCTTACCAAAGTTGGAGAAGAGAGTGTGGAGGTCGGAATTAGTGAGTGAATAGTCGAAATTGGAAACATAGAGAGTAGACTTCGAAGGAACCAAACCTCCAGAACCACCGCCAGACTTAGTGGAAGAGTGTGAGTGTGAGTGCGATTGCGATGAGAAGTGCGACTGTGAAGACGACGGCAGCGACGGGTCAGAAGAGGGGGCGGAGGGATACCGGTAATAGAAGGTTTCGTCCTCGTCGCTGTCGCTAGTAGGGctattggttttctttcccTTGGGCGCCATTTTTTCACCCGAGTGCTGTAAACAAAACCTATAGAATGAAAATATAGACTTAAGGTTTAGGAAATCGACCAAATCTAGGAACGAGACAATTACTATGAGcggtttgttttatttaatattaaataataaatagatttggttaatttcgattgtttgaattgatttttttaaagtcaatGCTCACTCCTAAGTTTCACTAACTTTTTGCAATATCActctctataaataaattgtttcttcatctttagAGAGAcatcatattcatataaacaaattcttttagGAGAAGTTTGGTGCATAGTATTATAGTTTAAGTTGTTATAGTCGTGTTTAGGgtacataatattataatattagttattataatttgtgtttatgtgtaaattattatagtacgagttattataatatgtgtttgagtataaattattataatccgACAAAATTGAGAATCAAAGTGACCattcttattttgaaaaagaaaaaaaatccaaaagaagTCAAAAGGAATAGAGAAAATTGTTCAGTCAAATGttagtttacttttattacaaaaaaattatttatcttttgggTTTAGGCTAATCTTCAATGATCATGGTCGGCCAATCTCCCACCATCATCTCTAGTGACTCCATCGACGAACTTCCGATAATCAACTTCGACGACCGTTGTCATCGATTAGTCttgaagattttttataaaaatattttttagtatatataacaaacaaaagaaatttgtacgtataaatattttttaaaatatatattttaaaacacgattgtgtttttattttaagaagtttttagaaaaaatgttaaacaaaaatgagttttttaggttattcaagaaaatacttttagtttagttataataatattttataaaatgcactttttcatacttttttttctttgtaatattctCCTAAAGATAATGTTTGACCAATCCATGATTTGATTTGGACTATTATTCGATAGTAAACAATGTTGGTAtgttgctttttattttatgttcatGTGTTGTTTGAGTTcggtttaaattttgtgattatGGTCACTACGTTTGTATTGTtgcattatatatttaaacttggTTAACCATATTCTcactgttcacacgagatttcgaataaatgtatttcgtggaattgaactttatatattgatgaatattgtgcATACAACCTCTAGTATTTACTctttgatgctttctctcgaatacaagttaaaacttatAACTTTTTGATCTTCGATCTTTAGGATATTGTAGTTGCAAGttgatttgaacttcgatcttATGGAACCAaggaaagtttaatcttccaaCTTTCAGAAGTTGTTGATCTCCAGGTTGATATGAACTTTGacgtcttgagagcttgtagaagtttgaatcttcaattcttcagtACTTCAGAGGTTCAATTCTTTATTCAACCAAAGACcccttttaaaatgaatggcaatggtctctatttatagagaaatttcatgggCTTTAGGTGAACTTGGGCTCATTTGCTTGCTAGACTTGGACTTGGGCCCATTTGATTGTTGGGCTTGGACTTGAGCCCATTTGTGAGTTGAGTTTGAACTTGGGCCCATCTGCTTATTCGACTTGGGCTTGAGCccatttttttgttggatatgaattgagttgggttgagtaaacttaattatccaaactcaaacaaaagtataatCATCATCATATTTATTGTGATGATGTGGCGTAATTTAATTGGTcaaaatttcttgctcaacaAATGTCTCCTTTTAGAGATTTGTGCACGTTTATATGATGGGTGAATCTGAAAACGATAAGCTGAAATAAGTGAATTTGTTCTTGGATTTGGTTCTAGTTAATATGTCAATTTAATCATACTATGCATTTGGACATAAGTgtgattaaaatgttatacGAAGTTTGGTCAATTTATATGGTGGAGCACACCAAGCTTGATCGAAGACaaaaatggagatggagatccgATCGGCTGTAACACATCGAAGACGAAAATAGAGATGGAGATCCGATCGGCTGCGACACATCGAAGAcgaaaatggagatggagatctGATCGACTGCAACACATCGAagacaaaaatgtaaatatagatCCAATCGACTGCGGCACATCAAAGACagaaatggagatggagattcgACCGACTGCAGCACATGAAAGACCgagatggagatgaagatcCACATatcgaagatggagatggagatccgATCGGCTGCAACACATCGAAGATGGAGATCCAATGACTGCGACACATCGAAGAcgaaaatggagatggagattcgACCAACTGGAGCACATGGAAGAcgaagatggagatgaagattCGTACatcgaagatggagatggagattttGATGACTGCGACAcgtcgaagatgcagatggtGACGACTGCGGCACATCAAAGATGATGACGACCACatcgaagatgcagatgatgatgGCTGCGACACATCagagatgcagatgatgatgACTGTAACacatggagatggagattctGATGGCTGCGACACATCGAAAATGTAGATGGTGACGGCTGCGACACATCGAAGATAATGACGGCCACatcgaagatgcagatgatgacaACTGCAACACATCAAAGATGCAGATGGTGATGACTGCAATACATGGAGATGAAGATTCTAACGGCTGCGACACGTCGAAGATTCTGATGGTGACAGCCACATCGAAGATACAGATGATGACGCCTGCAACACATtgaagatgcagatgatgacgGTTGCAACACATCagagatgcagatgatgatgACTGCAACACATGCAGATGGAGATTCTGACGACTGCGACAcgtcgaagatgcagatggtAACGGTTGCGACAcgtcgaagatgcagatggtGACAACAGCGACATatcgaagatgcagatgatgtCGGCAGTGACACATCAGAGATGTAGATGATGACGGTTGCAACACATCGGGATGCAGATGATAACGACTGCAACACCTAggagatgaaaatgatgatcTTCTCGTCTGCAACAcgtggaagaagatgatgatgaatcCTTTTGGCTACAGCAcgtgggagaagatgaagatgaagatgaatcctttTGACTATAACACgtgggagaagatgaaaatgaatcctctcggctgtAATACGTGGGAGAAGAGgaatcctctcggctgcaacacatggaaaagatgaagatgaatcctctcggctgcaacacatggagaagatgaagataaatccTTCCGACTGCAACACATGGAGAAggtgaagatgaatcctctcggctgcaACACATGGAGAAGGTGAAGATAAAGATCCTTTCAGCTGCAACActtgagagaagatgaagatgaatatCTTTTCAGCTGCAACACTTGCGAGAAAAGGTAGAGCTCGCTACTTTGACTTTGCCCCATTTGTcccatttcttttctgttgTAACTGTtcatgaatttcattttctattgagATTACATCATCACGATGaagcataattttttttttcgtgcgactgaacttaaagtaatctttaagctgcctacgtatcCTTTTTATAACACAgagatcaagtcataacgtagttcaattgagtttgttgttttttttttttttttttttgtattcacCTTTTAAGCTCTTGTGGACTAAGAGCATCATGCAATTTAGGCTCTTGCGATAAGGAGCTTTAcacatttaacaaatattttcgtaaaaaatttgttcaccttcttcatttgtagaattggtgaatataataatttttggcTTCACGATCAAGGGACCTTCTGTGTTTATGTCAACAAATAACTTCCTCTTCATGCGTGATGAGACACAACTGCGTATCTTCTCgccattattttcttcatgaagtgattttaccttcaaagttttcatctctttttcatgTTGATCACTTGTCATTTTAGTCTATCAAAAACAGATGTTGAAGGTTGATATTTCTTTGATGTGGAGATACTTAGCCTTTTGAAAGCTAAAGTTTGAGTGGAAGTAGATGTTAAAcattggttttcttcttctttcatggtcatactcaatctttgaaaaattgaagattgagtAATTGAAGGCTTGATACGATCAAAGACAAAAGTCCTTtgcttaatttcatttgaattgtcGATTTCTTCAGAAGATGCATAATTGTTGTCGACTTCTGTTATACTGACAACATGACATGCAAGGACTTCTAATACTTTCTTTGGATGATCATCAAGGAAGCTTCTTGGGAGAAATTCTTTCAAAGTTATCGACCGTCGATGTCGGATGAAGTCCTCATCTTTTCCTTTGATAGGCTTAGACTTCcacatcttatttcttttctcatttttacgAGAGTTGCTTCCTTTTCCATGCTTCTGATGGAAGTGCGACTTCGTTTGTACGAAAATTGATTGTCTCCCCTTTTTACGAGTCATGACTATCCATCCTTCGCAATCATCTTCAATAggcttttctttgttttgagatTTCTTTGTCACGATCCTTTGTTGGAATCGAACATGTACAGGTTCAAAAGTCCCAAACTGGACCAAGTTTTTCCATTAATCATAAAGGTGTGTTGATGGCGGAACACTTGAAGTCATCTCAATTACAACTGTAAAAGCGATTGAGAAAGTCCCCCTCAAGTTACTCCCAACTATCAATGGATTCATGTTCCAGGTCGATGTACCATTTGAAGGCGTTTCCTTTCAGAGTTCGAACGAACTGCTTTATCAACAAATCTCCTCTCGTACTAGGAGTTTCACATGTTTCAATGAAGTGAGCAACGTGTTGTCTTGGGTTACCCTTTCCATCAAACTGTTGGAACTTGGGTGGTTGGTATCCATTCGGCATTATGAGATTGTCGATCCTTTTCGTATATGGTTTGGaatatagagagagagtttgAGCAAGTCCATCATattgagttttgatggagtttgcaaTCATCTCCTGCAACTGCTGAATATATTTGATGCAATTGAGGTTGAATTTTGTGGTTGACTTTCTTGCATAATTGTCTTCCTTTTGTCAGTATTTTTGATAGTATGTGTATGACTTGATTCAGCAGCATCATGACGTTCGATGTGATTCTTGAGAGATGCAATCTCattatccttttcttcaacGACCTTCATGAGCATGTTGATCTTCTTTTTAAGCTCAGTCATTCTGTCTTCACTTGTATCCACGTCAGTCACCATAATCGACATGATATTTGGATGAGGCATCTTCTCATTCGAGCGTTCACATGAGGAAATTTGTTCGTCAATCACAGGATTTTCTTCGACTATAATTCCACCTTTTGGTGCTTGGACAGTTGCTCCCAAATGTTCTTTGCGGCCTCAAAGGATGGCATTTCCTCAGATGATTGAGTCTCCCTTGAGCGGCTGTGAGTATTTGGCTGCTTGCCGATGTCATTTGTTCGTCAATCGACATGATTTCTTTAGATGttcttcaaaagagaaagagatgaaaggtagAGATTGTCTCACTGGACGTGTCAaactgttcacacgagattttgaagaaatgtattttcgtggagttgaacttgatatattaaagaatattgtgaatacaacCTCTAGTATTActcttttgatgttttttctcgaatacaagttaaaacttagaacttTTTGATCTTCGATCTTCAGAATGTTGTAGTTGCACGttgatttgaacttcgatcttCTGGAATCCaagaaaagtttaatcttccaagtcttcaatctttcagaagttgttgatctcgaagttgatacgaacttgcacgtcttgagagcttgtagagtttgaatcttcaattcttcagagcttcaattcttctttcaaccaaagaccccttttaaaatgaatgatagtggtctctatttatagacatTTCATGGGCTTTAGGTGAACTTGGGGTC is from Cucumis sativus cultivar 9930 unplaced genomic scaffold, Cucumber_9930_V3 scaffold70, whole genome shotgun sequence and encodes:
- the LOC116406175 gene encoding U11/U12 small nuclear ribonucleoprotein 31 kDa protein-like codes for the protein MAPKGKKTNSPTSDSDEDETFYYRYPSAPSSDPSLPSSSQSHFSSQSHSHSHSSTKSGGGSGGLVPSKSTLYVSNFDYSLTNSDLHTLFSNFGKIARVTVLKDRQTRKSRGVAFVQFISQDDAVKAAKQMHGKILNGRVLKAAIATDNGRAAEFIRKRVYKDKSRCYECGAIDGHLSYECPKNQLGPRERPEPKRVRRGGVGARHEEDWGSDVGEGFEDDNWASVVDGDADQRLLTGGENIVEKKKEKKASYFSDESDEDD